One window from the genome of Vicinamibacterales bacterium encodes:
- a CDS encoding GNAT family N-acetyltransferase: MSFELQPTLTGQRLALRPLRPDDWDALFAAAADPRIWEQHPETDRYQPDVFRRYFDSGLASGGAFAVIDRETGGVVGSTRYYGYDEAASEIEIGWTFLARQYWGKSYNGEMKSLLLDHAFRFVKRVVFLVGPSNVRSQRAMEKIGGARIGTRLARGHESVVFAIEAPAERSADEG; this comes from the coding sequence GTGTCCTTCGAACTCCAGCCGACACTGACCGGCCAACGCCTCGCACTCCGGCCGCTGCGGCCCGACGATTGGGACGCGCTCTTCGCCGCGGCTGCCGATCCCCGGATCTGGGAGCAGCATCCCGAGACCGACCGTTACCAGCCCGATGTATTCCGGCGGTACTTCGACAGTGGCCTCGCGTCGGGCGGCGCGTTCGCGGTGATCGACCGCGAGACCGGCGGCGTGGTCGGTTCGACGCGCTACTACGGCTATGACGAGGCGGCCAGCGAGATCGAGATCGGCTGGACGTTCCTGGCTCGCCAGTATTGGGGCAAGTCCTACAACGGCGAGATGAAGAGCCTGCTGCTCGATCACGCCTTCCGCTTCGTCAAGCGCGTCGTCTTTCTGGTCGGACCGTCGAACGTCCGGTCGCAGCGCGCGATGGAGAAGATAGGCGGCGCCAGAATCGGCACCCGCCTGGCGCGTGGCCATGAGAGCGTGGTGTTCGCGATCGAGGCCCCGGCAGAGCGTTCGGCTGACGAGGGCTAA
- a CDS encoding NAD(P)/FAD-dependent oxidoreductase, producing MRSLYARLHSRFGAPVDRREMIRRSLAAAAGVLISARGAAARRAAGPHVVVIGAGFAGMAAAYELTHAGAEVTVLEARNRVGGRVVSFSDLAPGAAMEGGAELIGTNHAIWLDYAQRFNLPFVTITEEDAEAPIVLGGRRLSSAQSEALWKEMAEALNVMNVDAARVPDPFEPWRAADAAVWDARSQADWIAAQTCSPLCKAGIDAQLVADNGMATAWQSYLGNLAQIKGGGVEKYWTDTEVYRCRGGAQQLALKIAAELGAARIHLREPVVAIAVGASGVTVTTRTGTYAADYVVLAVPPLTWNRIAFTPRLHVTSPPQMGSNVKFLMKTRDRFWQASRCGPDSLSDGPVHLTWHTTQHQAIQGAGTVAFSGGAAADACRAWPPAERQANYLAALKGMYPALAASFERARFMDWPSDVWVKGSYSFPAPGEVTTLGPQLQQPLAGRVFLAGEHTCYAFVGYMEGALQSGARAAKRIAAL from the coding sequence TCCCGGTTCGGGGCGCCGGTCGATCGGCGGGAGATGATCCGGCGTTCGCTCGCCGCGGCGGCAGGCGTGCTGATCTCGGCGCGCGGCGCCGCCGCACGGCGCGCCGCCGGCCCGCACGTCGTCGTGATCGGCGCCGGCTTCGCCGGCATGGCGGCGGCGTACGAGCTGACGCACGCCGGCGCCGAAGTCACCGTGCTCGAGGCGCGCAACCGGGTGGGCGGACGGGTCGTCAGCTTCAGCGATCTCGCGCCCGGCGCGGCGATGGAGGGGGGCGCCGAGCTGATCGGGACGAACCATGCCATTTGGCTCGACTACGCGCAGCGGTTCAATCTGCCGTTCGTCACGATCACCGAGGAGGACGCCGAAGCGCCGATCGTGCTCGGCGGGCGGCGTCTGTCGAGCGCGCAGTCGGAAGCGCTGTGGAAGGAAATGGCGGAAGCGCTCAACGTGATGAATGTGGATGCGGCGCGCGTGCCCGATCCCTTCGAGCCCTGGCGCGCCGCCGATGCGGCCGTCTGGGACGCCCGCTCGCAGGCGGACTGGATCGCGGCGCAGACGTGCTCCCCCCTGTGCAAGGCCGGCATCGACGCGCAGCTCGTCGCCGACAACGGCATGGCCACGGCGTGGCAGAGTTATCTCGGCAACCTCGCGCAGATCAAGGGCGGCGGGGTCGAGAAATACTGGACGGACACCGAGGTGTATCGCTGCCGCGGCGGCGCGCAGCAGCTGGCACTGAAGATCGCCGCGGAGCTGGGCGCCGCGCGCATACACCTGCGCGAACCGGTCGTCGCGATTGCCGTCGGCGCCAGCGGCGTGACGGTGACGACGCGCACCGGCACGTATGCAGCCGACTACGTCGTGCTCGCCGTGCCGCCGTTGACCTGGAATCGCATCGCCTTCACGCCGCGGCTGCACGTCACTTCGCCGCCGCAGATGGGCAGCAACGTCAAGTTCCTGATGAAAACGCGCGATCGCTTCTGGCAGGCCTCCCGCTGCGGTCCGGACTCGCTCAGCGACGGTCCTGTGCATCTCACCTGGCACACGACACAGCATCAGGCGATCCAGGGCGCCGGCACGGTGGCGTTCTCGGGCGGCGCCGCCGCCGACGCGTGCCGCGCCTGGCCGCCGGCCGAGCGCCAGGCCAACTATCTCGCCGCACTGAAGGGCATGTATCCGGCGCTTGCCGCGAGTTTCGAGAGGGCGCGGTTCATGGACTGGCCGTCGGACGTGTGGGTCAAGGGTTCCTATTCGTTCCCGGCGCCCGGCGAGGTGACCACGCTCGGTCCGCAGCTGCAGCAGCCGCTCGCCGGCCGTGTCTTCCTCGCAGGGGAACACACCTGTTATGCGTTCGTCGGCTACATGGAAGGGGCGCTGCAGTCGGGCGCGAGGGCGGCGAAACGAATCGCGGCGTTGTGA